From Tripterygium wilfordii isolate XIE 37 chromosome 13, ASM1340144v1, whole genome shotgun sequence, the proteins below share one genomic window:
- the LOC120012719 gene encoding major allergen Pru ar 1-like has product MGVVTTQSENVLAIAPNRLFKAYADGANFFPKVIPSIKSVETLEGNGGAGTIQKFTFAGDDQQLTYVKHKIESLDEDTLTYNYSIIEGDILKGALQKLSSENKIVASPDGGSIWKTTATYHFDGDVVIPEDKLQEAKEKATAMFKAVEAYLLANPDAY; this is encoded by the exons ATGGGTGTTGTCACCACACAATCAGAGAATGTTCTCGCAATTGCACCAAACAGGCTGTTCAAGGCCTATGCTGATGGTGCCAACTTCTTCCCCAAGGTTATCCCTTCCATCAAGAGTGTCGAAACCCTCGAGGGCAACGGCGGAGCCGGAACCATCCAGAAGTTCACTTTTGCCGGAG ATGATCAGCAACTCACATATGTGAAGCACAAGATTGAATCACTTGACGAAGACACTCTCACATACAACTACAGCATAATTGAAGGCGATATCCTCAAGGGTGCTCTTCAGAAGCTCAGTTCCGAGAACAAGATCGTGGCTTCTCCGGACGGAGGATCTATCTGGAAGACCACCGCCACATATCACTTTGACGGTGACGTTGTGATTCCGGAGGACAAACTCCAGGAGGCCAAAGAAAAGGCCACCGCCATGTTCAAGGCCGTTGAAGCATATCTCCTGGCCAATCCTGATGCCTATTAA
- the LOC120011990 gene encoding major allergen Pru ar 1-like encodes MGVFSFESETVVAVAPARLFKAYVLDGVNFFPKVIPGMKIEILEGDGGAGTVKNITFAVPHNTHVKHRIDLVDKESLVYNYSIIEGHVLGEDTEKLEFKSKIVPSPDGGSIWKSTATYYTKGDAVITEEKHKAAEERGKGLYKAIEAYLLNNPNEYN; translated from the exons ATGGGTGTTTTCAGTTTCGAATCGGAGACCGTTGTGGCAGTCGCTCCGGCCAGGTTGTTCAAGGCCTATGTCCTTGATGGTGTCAATTTCTTCCCAAAGGTTATTCCTGGCATGAAAATTGAAATCCTTGAAGGCGATGGTGGTGCTGGAACCGTCAAGAACATTACTTTCG cTGTCCCCCATAATACTCATGTAAAGCACAGGATAGATTTGGTAGACAAAGAGAGCTTGGTGTACAATTACAGCATAATAGAAGGCCATGTTTTGGGAGAAGACACTGAGAAACTTGAATTCAAGAGCAAGATTGTGCCGTCTCCTGATGGAGGATCCATCTGGAAGTCCACTGCCACTTACTACACCAAGGGTGATGCTGTGATCACTGAAGAGAAACACAAGGCTGCAGAAGAGAGAGGCAAGGGATTATACAAGGCCATTGAAGCTTATCTCTTGAACAACCCTAATGAATACAATTga
- the LOC120013471 gene encoding glutathione S-transferase T3-like: MNSLYNSYASLLMSDELDDDHHIDQLDSQIPSEVVPSTRTSRRSQNFSIDDDKLLVSAWLNTSKDSIQGNAQNSNRYWQRINEFFNTHGGPRTQASLKQRWNDINKKCQKFSGYLSQIEGRHPSGQTEQGMLDNAKSMYAELERKPFMLEHCWILLKEEVKWQETLSNKRHKTSSVSLHDTHESSIGGYDDERSINQDRPLGMELFSRTLTNGDIFHRRDNIPYCNDVH, encoded by the exons ATGAATTCCCTATACAATTCATATGCATCGTTGCTCATGAGTGATGAATTAGACGATGATCATCATATTGATCAATTGGATTCACAAATTCCATCCGAGGTTGTGCCTTCAACAAGAACTAGTCGAAGAAGTCAAAATTTCTCAATTGACGATGATAAACTCCTTGTGTCCGCTTGGCTAAATACCAgcaaagattcaattcaagGGAATGCTCAAAATTCTAACAGATATTGGCAAAgaattaatgaatttttcaaCACCCATGGAGGCCCCCGCACCCAAGCATCGCTAAAACAAAGGTGGAATGACATTAACAAGAAGTGTCAAAAATTTTCTGGATATTTAAGCCAAATAGAAGGAAGACACCCTAGCGGACAAACCGAACAAGGAATG CTTGATAATGCAAAATCCATGTACGCTGAATTAGAGCGTAAACCATTTATGCTTGAACATTGTTGGATTTTATTGAAGGAAGAAGTCAAATGGCAAGAAACTCTCTCAAACAAGAGGCATAAGACTTCTAGTGTCTCCCTACATGACACTCACGAGTCATCGATTGGCGGATATGATGATGAACGTTCAATTAATCAAGATAGACCATTAGGCATGGAATTGTTTTCACGAACGTTGACCAACGGGGATATATTCCATCGGCGAGATAATATCCCATATTGTAATGATGTCCATTAA
- the LOC120012720 gene encoding major allergen Pru ar 1-like, giving the protein MGVVSFESENVLAIPPSKLFKAYVLDGVNLFPNVISQIKNIEILEGDGGAGTIKKITFGADDQATYVKHKIELVDKETLSYNYSIIEGDILRGALDKISSENKIVASPDGGSIWKTTTAYHTKGDIVIPEDKITEAKGTATAMFKAVEAYLLANPDAY; this is encoded by the exons ATGGGTGTTGTCTCTTTTGAATCAGAGAATGTCCTCGCAATCCCACCATCTAAGCTCTTCAAGGCCTATGTCCTCGATGGTGTCAACTTGTTCCCCaatgttatctctcaaattaagAACATCGAAATCCTCGAAGGTGATGGTGGAGCGGGAACTATCAAGAAGATCACTTTTGGAG CTGATGATCAAGCCACATACGTGAAGCACAAGATTGAATTAGTAGACAAAGAGACTTTGTCATACAACTACAGCATAATCGAAGGCGATATTCTGAGGGGTGCCCTCGACAAAATCAGTTCGGAGAACAAGATTGTGGCATCTCCTGATGGAGGGTCTATCTGGAAGACCACCACCGCATACCACACCAAGGGTGACATTGTGATTCCGGAGGACAAAATCACTGAAGCAAAGGGAACGGCCACTGCCATGTTTAAGGCTGTTGAAGCCTACCTCTTGGCCAATCCTGATGCCTATTAG
- the LOC120011792 gene encoding protein DEHYDRATION-INDUCED 19 homolog 4-like has translation MASDSRNARLSATSSRRYQSRSDLLYGGHDEIEVDEDSRLEFLCPFCAEDFDIVGLCCHIDEDHPIEAKNGVCPVCAKRVGMNLVGHITMQHGSFLKVQRKRRLRKGGSNSSFSMLRKELREGNLQSLLSGTSCIISSSNTEPDPLLSSFIFNPAVDEPVIVEPLPSYEASSVQETSEVEFLDRKVQAPPLSDKDQEEKARKSEFVQGLLLSTMLDDIL, from the exons ATGGCGTCTGATTCGCGGAATGCTCGTCTCTCGGCAACTTCTTCCCGGCGATACCAATCACGATCTG ATCTGTTATATGGAGGGCACGATGAGATAGAGGTCGACGAGGATTCTAGACTGGAGTTCTTATGCCCGTTTTGTGCTGAGGACTTCGACATTGTTGGGCTTTGTTGCCACATCGATGAAGACCATCCGATTGAAGCTAAGAACGGG GTGTGCCCAGTTTGTGCAAAAAGAGTGGGAATGAATCTCGTTGGCCACATTACCATGCAACATGGGAGCTTTTTAAAA GTGCAGCGTAAGAGGAGATTGCGTAAGGGCGGATCTAATTCCTCATTCTCGATGTTGAGAAAAGAGCTGCGGGAAGGAAATTTACAGTCCCTTCTTAGTGGAACCTCGTGCATTATTTCTTCCTCCAACACAGAGCCTGATCCATTGTTGTCGTCATTTATATTTAACCCTGCTGTTGATGAACCTGTGATTGTAGAACCGCTTCCTTCATATGAAGCAAGCTCTGTGCAGGAAACTTCAGAAGTGGAATTTCTAGATAG AAAAGTTCAAGCTCCACCTTTATCAGACAAGGATCAAGAGGAGAAGGCTCGGAAGAGTGAGTTTGTGCAAGGACTGTTGCTGTCTACAATGCTTGATGACATCTTATAA
- the LOC120012683 gene encoding uncharacterized protein LOC120012683: MDHPNVSYEILREFLAFESDSEDELEQLFNARETDDQEANGRRRTGHRGSIPGHRIVQRNHVDGHSRLWNDYFKPDPVYHEGLFRRRFRMSRNLFLRIANAVVANDAYFVQRRNAAGVLGLSALQKITAAVRILAYGSPSDSLDEYIQIGESTAIASLRRFVKGVVTVFGERYLRAPDQNDVQRLLAQNEERGFPGMLRSIDCMHW, encoded by the coding sequence ATGGATCACCCAAATGTTAGTTATGAGATTTTGAGGGAATTCCTTGCCTTTGAGTCCGACTCTGAAGATGAGTTGGAGCAGCTTTTTAATGCACGAGAGACAGATGATCAAGAAGCAAATGGGAGGAGACGAACTGGCCACCGTGGTTCCATTCCAGGCCATAGAATTGTTCAACGTAATCATGTTGACGGTCACTCCAGATTGTGGAATGACTATTTCAAGCCAGATCCTGTTTACCACGAAGGTCTATTCAGGAGAAGATTTCGAATGAGTCGAAATCTTTTTCTCCGTATTGCAAATGCTGTGGTAGCGAATGATGCATATTTTGTCCAGAGACGGAATGCAGCTGGAGTTTTAGGGCTCTCTGCTCTTCAAAAGATCACCGCAGCGGTTAGGATCCTTGCATACGGGAGTCCATCAGACTCTTTGGACGAGTATATACAGATTGGTGAGAGTACTGCAATTGCAAGTTTAAGAAGATTTGTTAAAGGAGTCGTTACAGTATTCGGAGAAAGGTACCTGAGGGCACCCGACCAAAACGATGTTCAACGTTTATTAGCACAAAATGAAGAACGTGGTTTTCCTGGTATGCTTAGAAGTATTGATTGTATGCACTGGTAA